The DNA region TGAAGGCGTGGGATTGGCACTCTACGCGGGCGTGCTCGACCATGGAGCGGGCGTCGGCTTGGAGGCCCGACATTGCGCAGCCGATGTGGCGGTCGATCTCGACGATCTTCTCGACGGAGGAGgtctcgaggagggaggaggtgacgCGCTTTTCGACGCCGAGGATGACGCcagtggaggtggagatgccGATGGCGGTTGAGCCGAGTTTGATTGCTTCGAGGGAGTATTCTACTTGGAAGAGACGGCCttcgggggagaaggtgcttttgggaggggggggggttggttggttagctggattggtgatgggttggaCTGGTATGGCGGGGACTTTGAAGTTGGAGAGATCGGTGAGAGAGAAGGGAATGGGACAGAAAAGAGGCTTACTTGATACCCCGATCTGTAAAGACATGTTAGCTATATGTGATTTGAGGTATGCGACTCTGCTAAGTGGCATGGATCgagctgatggagggggaCGTACCGTATTCTGATCTTGCCATAAACATCTTGGCGGTGttgtgggggtggttgtgattAAGTGGCcggtgggtgttggagggaaAGAGTCAAAAAAACAGCTCAAGCCGAAAATATCGTAGTTAATGTCGTTGCTGGTTGTTGAAAGTGAGATACTCCCGTCTGTAGTGGAGGGGAAGCTGTAATGGCAGTGAGCTCCCTCCAGGCACGGAGGTCTACGAAGCTCTCCACCCGCTGGCAGCCAGGCGACCAACTGTAGACGAAGGAAGGCCCCCTGTAAATGTACCCAGGTACCTTGACCCCAGCCTTGCCCTGCCGCTGTAAACCCGCGCTAGTCCCGATTCGGGACAGCAAAGAGCCGGCGCGTGAATCCATCCATGGCCATTGTCGCGTTTTGGGGGCTGGAAAGCTCCCGCGACTTGGCATTGGCAGGGCAGAGGTAATCACTATCTTATCACCACATATCTGCCGCCCAGAGGTTGTTGTTCAACATCATTTTGTGATCATCACTGCCCAGTAGCCCAATGCCGGCACCGGCAGCCGTAAGAGGAGGACGAACACAATGTCGTCGGGCACCACCAGGCCGCCGACATTCCAAGACAAGAGAAGCAGACCAGACCAAGTGAGCTTTTCCCAGAGCCAcagccaacaccagcacAGCAATGCCGAGTCGAGGAAACGGTCCACCTCGGTCAATCCCCGCTCCACGAGCAGACATGTCGAGGAGCGCCGCACCGAAAAGGTGCAGGTGACGACGCGGGAGACGCTGATGACACGGACGAGGAGCCCCGATCGCCGCGAGGGAGCAAAGCAGCGTGCTGCTGAACCAAGGTCTCGGGATATGCGACAGGATGCGCCACCCCAAGGTCTGTATGTTTGCTTTTACAACCCCGCCCTCTGGTACTTGTTCTACCTGATGGGAaagaaacccccaaaaagaaaacctaCTACACCACCCTTCTCATCATGAACATCATGCtgaccaaaagaaaaaaagaaaaacccgCCCCCCATGGGAACCAGAAGCGACCCTCCTCCCGCACACAACAGCCCCCTTAGCATCCCGCATATCAATCCCACCcctcgcctccaccgccccccagACCCTCCAACCGAAACCCTTCCATGACCTCTCCCTCGAAGCCCAAGAGGCGGTCATCATCGAGGACCTCCTATTCGTCTTTATGGGCTACGAAGGCCAATACATTCGTTTCGGCAAAGGCTACAATCCCAACGAGGAGCGAGACAGGCTGTCCGGTCCAACATGGCGCATCCTCCCCGGCCTCGACCCCTCCTTGCAAGACCTCACCCAATCCATGCTGCGCATGGCTGCTCATTACACCGCTCTCGAGACGTTTGTCGACGTACAATCCCGCGAAGAATTCGGCTCCGTCAACCACGCCCTTTGCGCGTCAATACGGAAGCTGCTGCAGGAGTATTTGGTCATGGTTGCGCAGTTGGAGACGCAGTTCTTGACGGATGACTCGTTCACGTTGCATGTGTTGAATATTCATGTGTTGCCCACGAGCCATATGATGCATCAGGTTTATGGGCTGGCGCATGagctgttgaagaggaaTGCGCTGCTGGATGATGAGTCGGATGAGAGTAGTGACGGCGGAGATGATTATGATCATATTTTGGAGCAGCTacgagaagggggggagctGGTGCCGGGGAACATGACCGGCAAGAAGATTACcaagggaggggtggtgctggggttgaTCACCAAGAGGTTGGAGTCCATGTCTGGTGATCCGGCGGCCAGGGCGTTGTTGACGACGCTGCTGAGGGATGCGAGCAAGCCGTACATGGCTATGCTGAACGAGTGGCTGCACCATGGGGGGATTAATGACCCGCATTCGGAGTTTTTGATCAAGGAGCAGAGGAGTAtcaggagggagaggctggAGCAGGATTATACTGATGAGtattgggagaggaggtatACCATCCGAGACCACGACGTGCCGCCGCAGCTGGAGGGGGTCAAGGACAAGGTGTTGCTTGCGGGGAAATATCTGAATGTGGTCAGGGAATGCGGCGGCGTCGATGTCAGCCTGCAGGTTAAGCACGTGCCGACTTCCTTTGACGACAATCGGTTTCTGGACAATGTCAACAATGCCTATGCGCATGCGAATGAGTCGCTGATGCAGTTGCTATTGACGACGCATCAGCTGCCGGCACGGTTGCGGTCGCTGAAGCATTACTTCTTTCTGGATCCGTCGGATTACTTTTCTTACTTTCTCGAGCTCGGAGCTAGTGAGCTGAGGAAGCCGGTCAAGTCGGTGAACACGGGGAAGTTGCAGTCGCTGTTGGATCTGGTGCTGAGGCAGCCGGGGAGCATTGTTGCGCTTGATCCGTTCAAGGAGGATGTCAAGGTGGAGATGAACGAGATCAACCTGACCAAGAGCCTTCATCGGGTGGTGAATATCACGGGGATAGAGCAGGGGGAGGCGCTGCAGCCGCTGACGAGCAACCAGCCGGTGGAGAGCGACAAGGCGGCGAATGGGTTTACGTCGTTGCAGATTGATTATTCGGTGCCGTTTCCTgtgtcgttggtggtgagcaggAAGACGGTGTGGCGGTATCAGGCTCTTTTCAGGTATCTGCTGTCGTTGCGATATCTGGAGTCGCAGTTGTCGACGACGTGGCAGACGCACACGAGCGGGTTTGTGTGGTGTCATcggtcgtcgtcgaggatgttggagatttggaagaggagggtgtggacGTTACGAGCGaggatgttggtgtttgtgcAACAGCTGTTGTATTTCTGCACGGCCGAGGTCATTGAGCCGAACTGGCAGGCTttgatggcgagggtgagggagagggagaagccgcctcagcaggagcagcagcagcaagcggGAGCTGGGGAGCAAAACGGCACAACactcccaacaccaaccacatccccaaacctccaccactacCCACTAAAGTCGACACATATTCGCCCGGGGTTGACGAGGACAGTGGATGAGCTGATGCAGGATCATGTCGATTTCTTGGATACGTGTCTGAAGGAGTGTATGCTGACGAACTCCAAACTCTTGCGTGTAAGTAAAAACCCTCTTTTGTGAACTTTGTGTACCTCGATTGTTTTCATTACGCTGACTTGTGTGCGGTGGCGCCTAGATCCACTCCAAACTAACCCAAACCTGCACCATCTTTGCAACCTACACAAACTGGCTATCCCGCGAGCTGGAAAAGACGGATCCCGACCTCTCGGGACATCACAGACCGCCCAACATGTCGGAGGAGCAGTGGCGGGTTTTCCAGTCTGTCCGCTCCCAAAAACCTACCGATGCCTCCTTCATGGagggccagcagcagcagcagcagcagcaaggagtGGACAAGATGGCGAGCTTGTTTGACTTGATCAGGAAATGGGAGGACAATTTCAGCAAGCACCTGCAGATTTTGCTGGACGCGCTGAACCACTACGCGGCTACTGAGACGGTGGTGCTTTTGAGTTTGTGCGCGAGGTTGAGCACGGCCAATGCGGGGAGCGGCTATACCGGACGGGGGGAGTATGGGCAGGGAcaggtggatggggtgggggtgcagaatggtggtggtgggatggaagggggggatgtgaggatggggggtgtATAaaacctacctaccttacctacctgccttgtttcttctttctgtGTGTATGTGAGAATGAAGGCTGAATGAAAgagtgtgggtggtgggacaCAGCAGGAGGGGTTTGGAATTGAAATGTTATAAGCATGTTTGTAAAAGGGTAGCGGCAAATTTTGGAATTGTCATAGTCCGGTATTGACAGTTGGTGTATTGAACGGCAAGGGGAAGTTATGAATATGAGATCATTGAACAACTTGTCGTGGTGTGCTGGGTGGTTTGTGAGATCACATATTGAGATTATATTGAGCCGGCTTTTTCCCCCCCTTTCGCTATGTTATCAACTTCTGTTTTATTGGTGCCCCCAGCCGTCCCATCTCAATTCTTGAAGCCCTCCACATATCTGTTCGGCTTTTCTattcctttcttttctgaACTAGTCCTGACACATTTGCTCTGTCAATCCCCCATTTTATCTTACCCATTGTCACCCAAAAACGCCTATGAATAAACCCctacctcacccaccccctccccaccagtCCCATCACATActccaacatcccccccctctccccatgCCCCCCATACCCCGGCTGATGATGCacaaacctcctcaccaccacccccaccacagcaaccaaaaccgcaaacccaacccccctcaccacccccctattcctcctcaccacctccccgacccttgtcaccctctccctccactcGAGCTCCCTAACCTGCTTCTCaaacgcctccctcccctcctccaacccttGCCTataaaccccctccccctccccgtcttcaGAACCGACCACCTACtaatccccctcccccaacccttcaacccctccggcGGGTATTCTCGTTCCAGCTCCACCGCCTGCGatatcaacccctccaaatccaacGGCTGCGGCAGCTTCGACAGCACCGAATGCAACATCTCCGGTTCATCCTCCGGTATATGAAGCAGTTCCCCTCTGCGGGAGCGAACAATAGCCGCAAACAAATACAATGAGAAAACCGGATCCCTCGCCAGCAACACATCAAACAGCCTGGTGATCTCCCCCAGACTAGTAATGTCATGCGCGTACATCGTCAACGTCCCCGACAGCGCAAAAAAAGGTTCTGTCGATGACAGATGTTGCCATAGTTCCGGGTCGGACGATCTCAGGATATCGGGGAGGAGTCGCAGTTGCGCTATGGCAGGGTGGAGGTTCGGTAGCATAAAATCCCTGATGCGCAAAAGTGACAAGTGGGCCAGGGCGGCTGGTTGGAGGGCCGGGGGGAGGGTCAGCAGCAAGACTTGGCATATGTCGTGGTAGCCTTGAAAGTAGGATAGGTacgggtggtggcggagggtgcggatgatgagggtggagaggagggttttgcTGTGGGAGAGCTGGGTGTCGTTTTGGTCGTTGGGGTAGTAGACAAAGGCTCTGTTGACGTCGAGCTGGACCTGGGATTCGTCtttgtgaggggggagggatttccagacttctttttcttcttcttcttcttcttcttcttcttcttcttcttcttcttctggtttggtgtctgatggtggtgggatgccCAGCAGTAATGGCCCTAGGAAAGTGAACGTTAAGAACATGATGCTAAGGCATCGGGTAGCGGGGTCACTTACACGCTTGTTGGCGGATGGTGTCTGTTAGAAATCCTCCTGGTGAGGCGGCAAGGGTTCTGAGGGCGGCAAAGTCCCTTGTCTTGCATGCTTTTAGGAtatcttttttcttttgctcggCGGCTTCGTCTTTGGGATCGGGGGGTTTCTCGTCGATGGGGTCCTCCATCTTGATGGGCTTTTCGTCAAAGTCGGCCGTGTTGGTTCCAGGCTCGGGGCCTAGCATCATATCCATTTTCTCTCTTTTAACCCTTTCTCTGAGCTCATGCACAGCTTGCCGGTGTTAGCGGATGAGTGAAGTTTCGGATCCGGGGCGTGGGGTTTGTTTGATATTGCGATGATGGGTTAGGCAAGTCTGGCCTAGACGTGGAGAGAGTGCCCAATCAGGGATGGACGGCGGCACCAAGTCTGAGTTGAGGGATGAGGCTGGTAGAAATGACCGAGCCCTTGCCGTAGGTTTGACTTATAGACAAGCGTCTCACCATCTGTCCGGTCCAGTTTGAAGCTTCGTATCTCGCAGCTTGcgagtgtgtgtgagtgaAGGGGGTGTCTGTCGTGTGCTAGCGCCGGAGATACATGGACAGGGGGTGCTGGAGAAGGCCAGCAAGATGCCCCGTGCTTTTTCATGCCAGGGCCATTTTAGCGCTGGAGCTGGGGATTCGTCCGCGGTGACGTAAGAGGGATCGGACCTAAAATCGACGTCTGCCCCGCGCTGTATGAGTGTTGACCCCCACTGTACATGTTAGCGATGCCCCAGACGGGACGACTCTGAATGATAACCTCATGAGAATAGGCAACTTCGAGAAGCTCTACTCGGATCATCATTGCCGCGAGAGGGCTTCCAGTGCCAAGGAATGTCGGTGTCCCAAATGGTCTGGAGGCCCTCGATGGAAAGTGATATGTCAATTTGGCATCTGCTCTTGGTCGGCACGGTACGGGGCTGGATGAGACATGGACGCCCATTGTATCCGCCAACTCACTTGGACTCGAGACAAGACCAGAAGGTGACGAATCACGTTTGTGGGATACATTTCCGAAGACAATAGTTTACTGTGCTTTGTAAAAAAGCAAAGCATTGCAGGGCCTAGATCAAGCCAAATGCAGACGGTGCTGGAGATGGCCATGTACATAGACTAGCAGGTAGGAATTTGATCGCTTCGCTAGAGCAAAGGTACCTTAAGGCAaggcgggagggaggggtccTGATTCCTCCCCGAGTAAGGTAACTTTGCTATTctcaaaaaaagaagaaaaaaaagaaaaaagaaaaaaagaagaaaaaaaaagatgcgGTATGTGCTTTGCCGTTCAAAAGCATGGAAAACTCTTCACTAGTTGTTGGTTGCCGGTGTGAGGTAAGGTTCTCTTTCTCTACCTATCGAGAGGGTGGATGGCATTTGATCGATTTGGCCGTGGGCCGTGTGCTGCCCCACGCGAGCACATCAACCTGCcacccaccaactccaacttCCCAACTTCTCTCGGCTGTTGGACCCAACACAGACTGACTGAATAAAAGATATCAGAAATCTGACCGCCCTCAGAAAAGCTGACCCTACCCGAGTATTGCGTGCAGCGCCTGCTGACAACACGGCAGACCAAAAAGACGGGAAAAGACGTACATTGCCTGCAGCGCCGTCGCTCATCTTCATGGGATCATGCTTCCCTCCTGATTCTGATAGGCCCTGGTACCCCTAGCCGTATGCACGGAAGGACTCCGCGCCTTCTCCTGATTCGGTCACTGCCTGGGAGCCTCTTTCATCCCGGGTTCAATTCAGAAAGCTCAAAAGGTGCAGCGTGATCCCAGGAAAATCCCAAAGAAATCCCGCCGCCTTGCTGTACGccggcaacatcaccatggcCTTCCAGACAAACGTTCTCCGGGACGGCCAGTGGGTGACCGAAACCATCAACGTGCAGTCCATCGTCAAGAGCCAACAAGTCGACGCTGccccccagcaacaagccCTCAAGCCACCTAGGTGCGGCTTGCTCACCCGGACCATTGTTGAGAGCCCCTTCATAAACTCCATCCTGCCCGTCAGGATACGGTCGCCCCTCCACAACGACGTCGCTTTTATTGGGGACCACTTTGTTCAGATTCGTGAGCTGCGCCGAGATGGACGTCTCAAGGACATCGTCAGGAAGGTCAACTTTGGGTCTCGGATACGAAACGCCTGCGTCGTTGGCAGCTTCGACATCAAGACAGAAGAGGAACAAGATGCTCTTTCTTCTCAACCGCCCATCAAGCTGGAGGACAGCCAGTTTGGGCTTCCTCCCAGGCTCCCACCGCAGATGCTGATGGTGGCCCTGGAGAGTGGTGACAGCGTCTTTATGTTCGTCCGTTCCGACTCCAACGGCAAGCCAGAGTTTGTTACCACTCGCTTCGTGAGCCCGAAGCAGCGGCTGGCTCACCCAGGCTTCCACGTCGTGGTCGACCCCAGCTCGCGATACATGGCTCTGGCCTACGCCGAGGATTTCTTCGTGGTCTATGAGCTTGAATCACGGGAGCGCTTGGAGGAGAAGTACGCCAACGGCGAACCTTTACAGTCCCCAGTGAGATCATTCCGTCTGCGGAGCGTGAACGGGGTTATTCACAAGATTACCTTCCTATATCCACGACCGGGCGACCAGAATCACGTCATCCTACTCCTGATCGTGGTCAGACATCGAAAGTCCCGCATGGTGATTTACGAGTGGAAGCTCGGGGATGACCTGAAAATGGTCTTTGCCGAGGACAAGCAGGGCCATCGAATGCCCGTGGAGAATCAGATGCCTCTGCTGCTCATTCCTCTGACCGTCCAGTCGGCTTTTATCGTCATATCACCTCACCAGATTGATGTATGCACCGAGTGCCTTCATGGACCGCCCAGCTTCGAGACCATCGAGAtgtcctctcctcccccgacgcCTACCCACCACGGCGCTCGCCTACCGCTATGGACAGCATGGACGAGACCTTTCCGGCTCGCGTCTTACTTTGAGACACGGGACTGCATCTTTCTTGCACGGGAAGACGGCGTGGTTGTGTACTTTGAGGCCGACAAGGACAGCACAGTGGAGCGTGTGACGCCTATGGACACTTTTAATTGCAACATCTCGACCGCATTTGCCTGTGTTTACGATCGATACGCCGACGTACTCATTCTGGGCAGCGACTCGGGTCCGGGGGGTGTTCACAAGATCTGTCCACGAGTTCCCATCGAGTTTCTCGAGGCGTTGCCCAACTGGTCTCCTGCGGTGGACTTTGCCTCTACAGCTCAGGTTACCGAGTGGCATCGGGATGGCGACAAAGCGCAAAAGGCAGCGCTTCCAAAAGGTCCGCTGCCACGACCTGATCGACTGTTTGCGACGTGTGAGGGTGGCAGGAAGGGGTCGATTACCGAATACagatacgggttgaaggccAATATCGCGTTTGATCTTGCGTTTGAGCCTGGTATCAAGCAAGCCTGGCTGATCCCTACGGGTGATGGTTATCAGATCATCATATCCATGCCGGACGCCACGTCAGTCTTGCAGCTCCCTTCGGACTTCAGCAGCGCTGATCTCGTTGCGGCCGGCCAGACGCCTTATAATCTGAGCGGTTCGACGTTGGCGTTTTCTCACTCTGGCCCGTTTACGGTCCAGGTCACAACACAGGGGGCTGTGCTTACCCTGCCTCGTGATCATCGATCATATCGATTTGATGAGTTTTCTGGGCTTGAGGGGTGTTCAGTGTCTGATGCGTGCATCTTGGATGGTTGTATTGCGGTGTCGGCTCATGACAAGGGTAGCAATACGTTCCAAGTCCATGTCTTCAAGATGGAGTGGTCTCATCTTGGTCTCGGGCATGTGAGGACGGtagaggtgggtggtgaagtGAACAGTCTGGCGTTGACCGAGGATTTTACTCTGCTGGTTGGGACGTTGAATGAATCTGGGCCGGCGTTGGTGCGGTGTTCGCTGCAGCAGGCCACGAATAACCTGGAGGTGATTTCTGTTCCGGAAAGTAAGTGCCATCGCGTTCTTTATTCTCAACTCGGTCGTATCTGACGCGGTTGTTAGTCCTGGCCGAACACACGAACATCGAGGACCCATCCTCGGTCGAGGGAATCGGCAGCATCGTCTCTCTAGGCAGCACCATCTTTCTCGGCACCCGAAGCGGAGAGGTCATCAGCCTAACCACCAGCGCCGACTCGTGCGCTGTCAACTGCGAGAAATTCGGAATCGCGTCTGCCAAACTAAACTGCGCACACATCACCGGCCAATCGaaccccgtcctcctcctcacctgcGACAACAACCTTTTGTACCTCGGCCTGAACCCTGCCTCCCGCTACCACGACCGAGAGAACAGATTCAACAAGAAAATCCGGATCTTTCCGGTCGACCCTAGCCACCTCGACGCTCTCGCCCCCCCAGTCCAATTCGCCTCAGCAGTTGACGTGCCGTCCGAAGACGGGATAAcgcagctcctcctcatatCTAACGAAACGATCCTCCTGACAGAACTGCACCCCACCCCGGGGTGTGTCCCGCGATCGATCCCCCTCGACGGCACGCCCAACAAGCTGATCTGGTCGAGCAAGCTCGGCTGCCTGATCACGGCGGTGAATTACTCTGCCAAACCGAGCCTGGCGTTTATAAACCCCAACACGGGGGAGGACATCGGGGTGCCTACCGATCGAAACGACAACCCGACTGATTTTATTCATGGGCTGGGAAAGCAAGGGGATGTCATACTTGCGGTGACGGAGTGGAGGTATAAAACGTATTTTTATCTTTTGGTCGGGACGAGGAAGGGAcggttgttggttgtgagCGTCAAGAGGGATAAGGAGACGGGTCGGATACGGTACtggatgaggtggaagaaggagttTGAGCAGCCGGTGTATTCGGTTCTTGGgcatggggagggggtggtgatgtgtgtCGGGCAGAGCGTCAGGtgggaggttttggatgagggggagaagaggttgaggcaTGAGAGGAGCTTTGAGCTGGAGTcggcgggggttgggttgagggtggagaatgggaggttggtggtgctgacgGGGAGGGATTCggttgtggtgctggaggatggtggtggtggggggggaaaggggatgTGCAATGCTGatccgatgaggaggaacgGGGTCAGTATGATTGAGGTTGCGGGGACGGAAGGGGTGGATGAtaaggagggggggatcaCGCTTGTGAGTGACAGGGAGTGTGGGGTcggggggttgtgggtgcCGTGGAGGCAGGTGGACAGGGAGTGTGAAGTTGTTTTTGAGGCGGAGCTCACGGCGAGTGTGAGGAAGTTTcagagggggaggacgaggccgGTTTGGGAGcagggggtggggaggaggtttgggaggcTGCTTGGGTCGTTTGATGATGCGGAGACGTTGGGGACTTCGCTCAATGGGGCGCTTCACCACTTCACTACGCTTGATCTCAAGACGTGGAGGTTTTTGAGGTTTGTGCAGAATTTGGCGCtgctggatggggaggtgacgCCTTTTATGAGTCGGTATAGTCAGcagggaggggtttggaaTAATAACCCCGAGCCGAGGGTGGATAATGGGTTGGAGATGCAGGTTGATGGGGATTTGCTGATGAGGAttctggagggggagggggagggggagttggagagggtggtgaggaattATGAGAGGAGGTTTGCGGAgttgttgggggaggtggagggggtgggtgaggtgaaTGATGATGTGGGAAAGGCGTTTGGGAAGGCGTACGAGGTTTTGGAGTACTTTTTGAGGCCGGTGTTATGATTttagagggagggggaataCATAGCGTTGCTTTTGATACACGATATAGGTACGAGACAGCAGAATTCATCATCTAACATACAGCAGGCTGATGTTGTTGGCTCAGGTCAGGAGCTCACATAGGGGGGTGATTATGGCCATAAACTCGGATAATTGCATTAATTGATGTTACGAGATAGGATATTGCTGTATtgagaaaacacacaaaaaaaTGAGCCCCGCACTGACAAAAAACCTCTGGGCATTGATTTTCTAAACTTTTTTTGTGCCGctgcacaccaccaccactgcgTCATTGTCTGTCGGCCGAGTGAGGCGACTCGGGTGAGACTAGACCTGAATCGGGTCCGGCGAGTGACGGCGAGTGACGGCGAGTGACTCGAGATCTCCTTGAAGAAGTTcgtcttgttcttcttcagtCTGAAGTTTGGGGAACCTGGAAGCTCTCAATATTTTTCGAGAGGTTGGGGACGGGCCCGCTGAAGAGTTTGGTGAAAGAACAGCTCTGTCTAGCGACCCAAGAGAGAACTAAGTGACCAAAGACAAGCACAACCAGCATTGTAATCACAAGCACAAGTTACTATTGTATAGaagccatccatccatccatccattcatccatcccatcccatctcatcactCACATTAAAAAAGGTGGTGAAACTGGGGTGAATATACTGCCCCACTTTAACTCTAAGGCACGCTGCACCGCGAGCCCCTCCAGCAGGCTGTTCAACTGCCCGCCACTGCCAAACTCTGCTGACTTGCTCTCTCTGTCCCGCAACGACTGATTGATTTCTTGCTGTTCTTGTTGTctgccaacaacccatcacacacacaccagaCCTCTTTGCACCACATTAACTTGTTGTGTGCTCAGAACCAAGGGTTTGAAAAAGTTATATTCACTTGTTTTCACTGTGAAATTTTCCCCGACAAACGTCAAAAAAGGCACCGCCCTTTTCCGCCTGTTGCGAGCAACCCCCAGCCCCACGACGAAAGTCCAAACAGAACCACGGACTTAATCCTACTCAAGGAACCCGTCGAAAAAGCAAATAACTTTTCTAcaagacaaaacaaaacaccgcccaatatgcctcctaaAAAGAAGGGAAACAAGAAGGCCAACGACGACTGGGAAGCCGAAGCCTTTGGCGAgacccccgccgccgccgccgccggtgatGCCcctgctggtgctgatgcCCCTGCTGCCGAGGATGAAGCCCCTGCCGGCGGCCTCATGGCCCGcatgaagaag from Podospora pseudocomata strain CBS 415.72m chromosome 3, whole genome shotgun sequence includes:
- the alp4 gene encoding gamma tubulin complex Spc97/GCP2 subunit Alp4 (COG:Z; EggNog:ENOG503NWIP), whose amino-acid sequence is MSSGTTRPPTFQDKRSRPDQVSFSQSHSQHQHSNAESRKRSTSVNPRSTSRHVEERRTEKVQVTTRETLMTRTRSPDRREGAKQRAAEPRSRDMRQDAPPQEKKKRKTRPPWEPEATLLPHTTAPLASRISIPPLASTAPQTLQPKPFHDLSLEAQEAVIIEDLLFVFMGYEGQYIRFGKGYNPNEERDRLSGPTWRILPGLDPSLQDLTQSMLRMAAHYTALETFVDVQSREEFGSVNHALCASIRKLLQEYLVMVAQLETQFLTDDSFTLHVLNIHVLPTSHMMHQVYGLAHELLKRNALLDDESDESSDGGDDYDHILEQLREGGELVPGNMTGKKITKGGVVLGLITKRLESMSGDPAARALLTTLLRDASKPYMAMLNEWLHHGGINDPHSEFLIKEQRSIRRERLEQDYTDEYWERRYTIRDHDVPPQLEGVKDKVLLAGKYLNVVRECGGVDVSLQVKHVPTSFDDNRFLDNVNNAYAHANESLMQLLLTTHQLPARLRSLKHYFFLDPSDYFSYFLELGASELRKPVKSVNTGKLQSLLDLVLRQPGSIVALDPFKEDVKVEMNEINLTKSLHRVVNITGIEQGEALQPLTSNQPVESDKAANGFTSLQIDYSVPFPVSLVVSRKTVWRYQALFRYLLSLRYLESQLSTTWQTHTSGFVWCHRSSSRMLEIWKRRVWTLRARMLVFVQQLLYFCTAEVIEPNWQALMARVREREKPPQQEQQQQAGAGEQNGTTLPTPTTSPNLHHYPLKSTHIRPGLTRTVDELMQDHVDFLDTCLKECMLTNSKLLRIHSKLTQTCTIFATYTNWLSRELEKTDPDLSGHHRPPNMSEEQWRVFQSVRSQKPTDASFMEGQQQQQQQQGVDKMASLFDLIRKWEDNFSKHLQILLDALNHYAATETVVLLSLCARLSTANAGSGYTGRGEYGQGQVDGVGVQNGGGGMEGGDVRMGGV
- the GYP8 gene encoding GTPase-activating protein gyp8 (BUSCO:EOG092642UD; COG:T; EggNog:ENOG503NYCP); amino-acid sequence: MDMMLGPEPGTNTADFDEKPIKMEDPIDEKPPDPKDEAAEQKKKDILKACKTRDFAALRTLAASPGGFLTDTIRQQAWPLLLGIPPPSDTKPEEEEEEEEEEEEEEEKEVWKSLPPHKDESQVQLDVNRAFVYYPNDQNDTQLSHSKTLLSTLIIRTLRHHPYLSYFQGYHDICQVLLLTLPPALQPAALAHLSLLRIRDFMLPNLHPAIAQLRLLPDILRSSDPELWQHLSSTEPFFALSGTLTMYAHDITSLGEITRLFDVLLARDPVFSLYLFAAIVRSRRGELLHIPEDEPEMLHSVLSKLPQPLDLEGLISQAVELEREYPPEGLKGWGRGISRWSVLKTGRGRGFIGKGWRRGGRRLRSRLGSSSGGRG
- a CDS encoding hypothetical protein (COG:S; EggNog:ENOG503NWBE) translates to MAFQTNVLRDGQWVTETINVQSIVKSQQVDAAPQQQALKPPRCGLLTRTIVESPFINSILPVRIRSPLHNDVAFIGDHFVQIRELRRDGRLKDIVRKVNFGSRIRNACVVGSFDIKTEEEQDALSSQPPIKLEDSQFGLPPRLPPQMLMVALESGDSVFMFVRSDSNGKPEFVTTRFVSPKQRLAHPGFHVVVDPSSRYMALAYAEDFFVVYELESRERLEEKYANGEPLQSPVRSFRLRSVNGVIHKITFLYPRPGDQNHVILLLIVVRHRKSRMVIYEWKLGDDLKMVFAEDKQGHRMPVENQMPLLLIPLTVQSAFIVISPHQIDVCTECLHGPPSFETIEMSSPPPTPTHHGARLPLWTAWTRPFRLASYFETRDCIFLAREDGVVVYFEADKDSTVERVTPMDTFNCNISTAFACVYDRYADVLILGSDSGPGGVHKICPRVPIEFLEALPNWSPAVDFASTAQVTEWHRDGDKAQKAALPKGPLPRPDRLFATCEGGRKGSITEYRYGLKANIAFDLAFEPGIKQAWLIPTGDGYQIIISMPDATSVLQLPSDFSSADLVAAGQTPYNLSGSTLAFSHSGPFTVQVTTQGAVLTLPRDHRSYRFDEFSGLEGCSVSDACILDGCIAVSAHDKGSNTFQVHVFKMEWSHLGLGHVRTVEVGGEVNSLALTEDFTLLVGTLNESGPALVRCSLQQATNNLEVISVPEILAEHTNIEDPSSVEGIGSIVSLGSTIFLGTRSGEVISLTTSADSCAVNCEKFGIASAKLNCAHITGQSNPVLLLTCDNNLLYLGLNPASRYHDRENRFNKKIRIFPVDPSHLDALAPPVQFASAVDVPSEDGITQLLLISNETILLTELHPTPGCVPRSIPLDGTPNKLIWSSKLGCLITAVNYSAKPSLAFINPNTGEDIGVPTDRNDNPTDFIHGLGKQGDVILAVTEWRYKTYFYLLVGTRKGRLLVVSVKRDKETGRIRYWMRWKKEFEQPVYSVLGHGEGVVMCVGQSVRWEVLDEGEKRLRHERSFELESAGVGLRVENGRLVVLTGRDSVVVLEDGGGGGGKGMCNADPMRRNGVSMIEVAGTEGVDDKEGGITLVSDRECGVGGLWVPWRQVDRECEVVFEAELTASVRKFQRGRTRPVWEQGVGRRFGRLLGSFDDAETLGTSLNGALHHFTTLDLKTWRFLRFVQNLALLDGEVTPFMSRYSQQGGVWNNNPEPRVDNGLEMQVDGDLLMRILEGEGEGELERVVRNYERRFAELLGEVEGVGEVNDDVGKAFGKAYEVLEYFLRPVL